From Aliarcobacter butzleri, the proteins below share one genomic window:
- a CDS encoding HlyD family type I secretion periplasmic adaptor subunit, with protein sequence MIKLEKLQNIFKKLVSFPKNKLEKFLDKPSNAKYKEIYDAFFDNSIKLPKEPLNENDYDYMKSLSAAVVFHHSKKLHWVVIAFLVTIFSFLIWSSFAEIDEIARGSGKVVPSGQNQIVQHLEGGIVQEILVKEGDFVNKDQVLIRVSNEKSTSTVASNELKSYYYKAQIKRLEAELKREPFVYEITDNQQLNEFLNNENEFYLTNTKQLESKVNILKEQIKQKENELKDAQQTIEHMKFSVGAISKEVQMTKPMVERGIRSQVDFLKLQREESDAKNKLQSVILSVDKINSEIIELNKKIDETYGVYDAQIREKLNETYTQLKDIEANNVASVDQVTRNTVISPSNGIVQKLHVNTIGGAIKPSSDLLEIVPTDHKLIVEVKILPKDIAFIYQGQKAIVKFSAFDFSIYGGLDGHVINISPDTITEKDEKTFYIVRIETEKNYIGKEENSKHIIPGMIADVDIMTGKKTVLDYILKPILKTKTYTMTER encoded by the coding sequence ATGATTAAATTAGAAAAACTCCAAAATATTTTCAAAAAACTTGTTTCTTTTCCTAAAAATAAGCTTGAAAAGTTTTTAGATAAACCTTCAAATGCAAAATATAAAGAGATTTATGACGCATTTTTTGATAATAGTATAAAACTTCCAAAAGAGCCATTGAATGAAAATGACTACGATTATATGAAAAGTTTAAGTGCAGCAGTAGTTTTTCATCATTCAAAAAAACTTCATTGGGTTGTTATAGCTTTTTTAGTAACTATTTTTTCTTTTTTAATCTGGTCTTCATTTGCAGAAATTGATGAAATTGCAAGAGGTAGTGGAAAAGTTGTTCCAAGTGGACAAAATCAAATAGTTCAACACTTAGAAGGTGGTATTGTTCAAGAGATTTTAGTAAAAGAGGGTGATTTTGTAAATAAAGACCAAGTTTTAATAAGAGTTTCAAATGAAAAATCAACTTCAACAGTTGCTTCAAATGAACTAAAATCTTATTACTATAAAGCACAAATAAAAAGGCTTGAAGCAGAGTTAAAAAGAGAACCTTTTGTTTATGAGATAACGGATAATCAACAACTTAATGAATTTTTAAATAATGAAAATGAGTTTTATCTTACAAATACAAAACAACTAGAATCAAAAGTTAATATTTTGAAAGAGCAAATTAAACAAAAAGAAAACGAATTAAAAGATGCCCAACAAACTATTGAGCATATGAAATTTTCTGTTGGAGCTATTTCAAAAGAAGTTCAAATGACAAAACCAATGGTAGAAAGAGGTATTCGTTCTCAAGTAGATTTTTTAAAGTTACAAAGAGAAGAGAGTGATGCAAAAAATAAACTTCAAAGTGTAATTTTAAGTGTAGATAAAATCAATTCAGAAATTATCGAGTTAAATAAAAAAATAGATGAAACATATGGTGTATATGATGCTCAAATTAGAGAAAAACTAAATGAAACATATACTCAATTAAAAGATATAGAGGCAAATAATGTTGCTTCAGTAGATCAAGTTACAAGAAATACAGTTATTTCTCCATCTAATGGAATAGTACAAAAACTTCATGTAAATACAATAGGAGGAGCGATAAAACCTTCTTCTGATTTGTTAGAAATTGTTCCAACAGACCATAAATTGATAGTTGAAGTAAAAATATTGCCTAAAGATATTGCATTTATCTATCAAGGACAAAAAGCAATAGTAAAATTCTCTGCTTTTGATTTCTCTATTTATGGAGGACTTGATGGACATGTTATAAATATCAGTCCAGATACTATTACTGAAAAAGATGAAAAAACTTTTTATATAGTGAGAATTGAAACAGAAAAAAATTATATTGGTAAAGAAGAGAATTCTAAACATATAATCCCAGGTATGATTGCCGATGTCGATATTATGACTGGTAAAAAAACTGTACTTGATTATATTTTAAAACCAATTTTAAAAACAAAAACTTATACTATGACGGAGAGGTAA
- a CDS encoding response regulator transcription factor — translation MQKLALYTKDNLLLSRWESFLTNYEIKIIEDYEDLINLENSLLIVSSCVNLENEEFIISNVLRKENKILFLERVPNLQKAKNWFALGIQGYGNSMMASVYLNSAIETILGGYIWLLPEITTQLIKNINIEKDKNVDKIFKDLTKTEEKIAILIKNGYTNTQISEELEISINTIKTHIKHIYEKLKVNDRLSFINLFF, via the coding sequence ATGCAAAAATTAGCACTCTACACTAAAGATAATTTGTTATTAAGTAGATGGGAAAGTTTTTTAACTAACTATGAAATAAAAATTATTGAAGATTATGAAGATTTAATTAATTTAGAAAATTCTTTATTAATTGTAAGTAGTTGTGTTAATTTAGAAAATGAAGAGTTTATAATCTCTAATGTACTTAGAAAAGAGAATAAGATTTTATTTTTAGAAAGAGTTCCAAATCTACAAAAAGCTAAAAATTGGTTTGCTTTAGGTATTCAAGGTTATGGAAACTCTATGATGGCATCAGTTTATTTAAATTCTGCAATAGAGACTATTTTGGGTGGATATATTTGGTTACTTCCTGAAATAACAACTCAGTTAATAAAAAATATAAATATTGAAAAAGATAAAAATGTAGATAAGATTTTTAAAGATTTGACTAAAACAGAAGAAAAAATAGCTATTTTAATCAAAAATGGTTATACAAATACACAAATTAGTGAAGAGTTAGAAATTTCAATTAATACTATAAAAACACATATAAAACATATTTATGAAAAACTTAAAGTAAATGATAGATTATCATTTATAAATCTTTTCTTTTAA
- a CDS encoding transglutaminase-like cysteine peptidase produces MKIFIIIIFLLFSTLSADFASESLIDKVEKKYNKFAKNRFVALNKLLEKIKNEDVQTKLEKVNDFFNNVKYNSDQKIYGVSDYWATPIEFLARDEGDCEDYVIAKYFALEYLGVPTSKMFLSYVKVKKSNEAHMVLSYFETPTSEPIILDSLKKVILPASKRDDLTPVFNFNPNILKGNKTAAHKKWDTLIQNYKEQKL; encoded by the coding sequence ATGAAAATTTTTATAATTATTATTTTTTTACTGTTTAGTACTCTAAGTGCTGATTTTGCTAGTGAATCTCTTATTGATAAGGTAGAAAAGAAGTATAATAAATTTGCAAAAAATAGATTTGTAGCATTAAATAAATTGTTAGAAAAAATTAAAAATGAAGATGTACAGACAAAACTTGAAAAAGTAAATGATTTTTTCAATAATGTCAAATACAATTCTGATCAAAAAATTTATGGAGTTAGTGATTATTGGGCAACTCCAATTGAATTTCTAGCAAGAGATGAAGGAGATTGTGAAGATTATGTAATAGCTAAATATTTTGCTTTAGAATATTTAGGAGTTCCAACTTCAAAAATGTTTTTAAGTTATGTTAAAGTGAAAAAATCAAACGAGGCACATATGGTTTTATCTTATTTTGAAACACCAACTTCTGAACCTATTATTTTGGATAGTTTAAAGAAAGTAATTTTACCAGCCTCAAAAAGAGATGATTTAACACCAGTTTTTAACTTTAATCCAAATATTTTAAAAGGCAATAAAACAGCAGCACATAAAAAATGGGATACTCTAATCCAAAATTACAAGGAGCAAAAGCTATGA
- a CDS encoding bifunctional diguanylate cyclase/phosphodiesterase — MSLFKQVSIVLIFIFFILFTLIVGLSFNIMKESTKKSLYENVQNSVTSLSLSITNAGEDESTIKTVINASFDNGNYEKIIFKNMQEEVVYEVQKELKIDEDIPQWFINFVDIEEISALATISNGWNVLGVLEIYGDRAIFYEQTYAIFTKLIVSLLISFAILLVVLFFLFTFILKPLKVINKQALAVMKNEFILSEKIPFTTEFKSLTLSINSMINKFENMFENTNNVLKLNKELLYVDEITKLNNRKYFILKANEYLDKDNTNNKGFVVIISLKIDVINKVHGYAKTNEILTNLSSNIKKEFSGDLNSVLARMNGSEFVALIPNILEDNIKDSLDKFIKKVKNIEELKNNINFALCKYENEDSTRTLLTKMDYAISQAKIHTENDYFYVKNIENYKTKEEWINILNVSLKEEHFKLMHRDILDINSKENLLKTISFGLEYEGEIIKYGEFIAPILEQNRLDEVYLHIIEKVFKSKENNLVSIQLPTMFIEKLSSYAKLKELLTKYKNQNVIFEIEEEAFNKNLNSTLMYVELFKENNFKFAIFNFIANSDDYSYLKELKPLYIKASKYFLLESRQSLNMLKILTQSLDIKLVATSVDDVSEITTLEEIGINAVSGSVMAQLKK, encoded by the coding sequence ATGAGTTTATTTAAACAAGTATCAATAGTATTGATTTTTATCTTTTTTATACTATTTACCCTTATTGTAGGTTTATCTTTTAATATAATGAAAGAATCTACAAAAAAATCGTTATATGAAAATGTACAAAATAGTGTAACAAGTCTTAGTTTATCTATCACAAATGCAGGTGAAGATGAAAGTACTATAAAAACTGTTATAAATGCAAGTTTTGATAATGGAAATTATGAAAAAATCATTTTCAAAAATATGCAAGAAGAAGTTGTTTATGAAGTTCAAAAAGAGTTAAAAATAGATGAAGATATTCCTCAATGGTTTATAAATTTTGTTGATATAGAAGAAATTTCTGCATTAGCAACTATTTCTAATGGTTGGAATGTTTTAGGTGTTTTAGAAATCTATGGTGATAGAGCTATTTTTTATGAACAAACTTATGCGATTTTTACAAAACTTATTGTCTCTTTGTTGATTAGTTTTGCTATATTACTTGTAGTTTTATTTTTCTTATTTACATTTATATTAAAACCATTAAAAGTTATAAATAAACAAGCTCTTGCTGTTATGAAAAATGAGTTTATTTTATCAGAGAAAATACCTTTTACAACTGAGTTCAAGTCTTTGACTTTAAGTATAAATAGTATGATAAACAAATTTGAGAATATGTTTGAAAATACAAACAATGTACTTAAATTAAATAAAGAACTTCTATACGTAGATGAAATTACAAAACTAAATAATAGAAAATATTTTATTTTAAAAGCAAACGAGTATTTGGATAAAGATAATACAAATAATAAAGGTTTTGTTGTAATAATATCTTTAAAAATTGATGTTATAAATAAAGTTCATGGTTATGCAAAAACAAATGAAATTTTAACTAATCTATCTTCTAACATAAAAAAAGAGTTTAGTGGTGATTTAAATAGTGTACTTGCAAGAATGAATGGTTCTGAATTTGTAGCATTAATTCCAAATATTTTAGAAGATAATATAAAAGATTCATTAGATAAGTTTATAAAAAAAGTTAAAAATATTGAAGAATTAAAAAATAATATAAATTTTGCTTTATGTAAATATGAAAATGAAGATAGCACAAGAACACTTCTTACAAAAATGGATTATGCTATTTCTCAAGCAAAAATTCATACAGAAAATGACTATTTTTATGTAAAAAATATAGAAAATTATAAAACAAAAGAAGAATGGATAAATATTTTAAATGTATCTTTAAAAGAAGAACATTTTAAATTAATGCATAGAGATATCTTAGATATTAATTCAAAAGAAAATCTACTTAAAACTATTAGTTTTGGATTAGAATATGAAGGTGAAATAATAAAATATGGTGAATTTATAGCTCCAATCTTAGAACAAAATAGATTAGATGAAGTTTATTTACATATCATTGAAAAAGTTTTCAAATCTAAAGAAAACAACCTTGTATCTATTCAATTACCAACAATGTTTATTGAAAAATTAAGTAGTTATGCAAAACTAAAAGAGTTATTAACAAAATATAAAAATCAAAATGTTATTTTTGAAATAGAAGAAGAAGCATTTAATAAAAACTTAAATAGTACATTGATGTATGTTGAATTATTTAAAGAAAATAATTTCAAATTTGCAATATTCAATTTTATTGCAAATAGTGATGATTACTCATATTTAAAAGAGTTAAAACCACTTTATATTAAAGCTTCAAAATATTTCTTATTAGAATCAAGACAAAGTTTAAATATGTTGAAGATTTTAACTCAATCTTTAGATATAAAACTTGTAGCAACTTCAGTTGATGATGTTTCAGAAATTACTACTTTAGAAGAAATCGGTATAAATGCAGTTAGTGGTTCTGTTATGGCACAATTAAAGAAATAG
- the aroB gene encoding 3-dehydroquinate synthase, translating to MTVSINLPYEKSYNIFIEELKELSFDRKVVIVTNPTVSSFHLEYLKTKIKAKELSVCTIPDGEQYKNMETIESILTHCFENRLDRKSLLIAFGGGVIGDMTGFASSIYQRGIDFVQIPTTLLSQVDASVGGKTGINNKFGKNLVGTFHQPIAVYIDPSMLKTLPKREFGAGAAEIVKMAVTFNKDFFEWLEANDLRDDKNIQIAIKKSVETKADVVSKDEKELGIRAALNYGHTFGHVIENETNYNTYLHGEAVGIGMCMANALAMKLGFMSKDEELRVKKLLETYDIPTTYKIKNVEDFYEHFFLDKKSLDNKIKFILPVGIGDCKITNEVTKNDVIEVLKGF from the coding sequence ATGACTGTTAGCATAAATCTACCTTACGAAAAATCTTATAATATTTTTATAGAAGAGCTAAAAGAACTATCTTTTGATAGAAAGGTTGTGATTGTTACAAATCCAACAGTTAGTTCTTTTCATTTAGAGTATTTAAAAACAAAAATAAAAGCAAAAGAATTAAGTGTTTGTACTATTCCTGATGGTGAACAATATAAAAATATGGAAACTATTGAATCTATTTTAACTCACTGTTTTGAAAATAGACTTGATAGAAAATCATTACTTATTGCTTTTGGTGGTGGTGTTATTGGAGATATGACTGGATTTGCTTCTTCAATTTACCAAAGAGGAATTGATTTTGTTCAAATTCCAACAACGCTACTTTCTCAAGTTGATGCAAGTGTTGGTGGAAAAACAGGAATAAACAATAAATTTGGAAAAAATCTAGTTGGAACTTTCCATCAACCAATTGCAGTTTATATAGACCCAAGTATGTTAAAAACTTTACCAAAAAGAGAGTTTGGAGCTGGAGCTGCTGAAATAGTTAAAATGGCAGTAACTTTTAATAAAGATTTTTTTGAATGGCTTGAAGCTAATGATTTAAGAGATGATAAAAATATTCAAATAGCTATAAAAAAATCTGTTGAAACTAAAGCAGATGTTGTATCAAAAGATGAAAAAGAGCTAGGGATTCGAGCTGCACTTAATTATGGACATACTTTTGGACATGTAATTGAAAATGAGACAAACTATAATACATATTTACATGGAGAAGCAGTTGGAATTGGAATGTGTATGGCAAATGCACTTGCTATGAAACTTGGATTTATGAGTAAAGATGAAGAATTAAGAGTTAAAAAATTACTTGAAACTTATGATATTCCAACAACTTATAAAATAAAAAATGTAGAAGATTTTTATGAACATTTTTTCTTAGATAAAAAGTCATTGGATAATAAAATCAAGTTTATTTTACCAGTTGGTATTGGTGATTGTAAAATCACTAATGAAGTTACAAAAAATGATGTTATTGAAGTTTTAAAAGGTTTTTAA
- a CDS encoding mechanosensitive ion channel domain-containing protein: MIKKLGILLVVVLFSFSLAAENDNVLDAQDKAEVKKIKQQIKQEKDIALKKEKEEQKQEQLNANQVDIENMVEINILLEKIAKIELSLKDNILLKRYSNYLSYGKIVNELDSLKNSLKSKNTLSEEQEYQLHNKIRVKENELELIAEYKGSPIGGLINPPEIEKYENITNPFGIINALSNIKKLENNKKQFKSLEAEIQTLATILEDELVTYLELFNLDPKLEYKDKITFLDKQKKDFTIVLDIVDTTEEVYTRKIEQIILEIKNQVSQQVQKMFTILVIIIILSIISFLVKLTLRKYFSQNENFYMINKIINFSLVFLIVMVVLFSYIDNVSYLVTILGFASAGIAIALKDWFMSIFGWMVIVTSGFIQVGDRIRVTKGGVETVGDVLDISLFKITIREDVTMISYTKNRRAGRIYFVPNNYIFSELIANYSHSELRTVWDGIDITITFDSNHKKAQKIAREILKHYSKGYSDITRKQLSKMRNKYQLRATGVEPRVFTLVEPHGIVISSWYLTNSYAALVLRSTISPEILDAFMKEDDIHIAYPTQQININDTQNAYGPSRERRTVPQDLEDIITKR, encoded by the coding sequence TTGATTAAAAAATTAGGAATTTTATTAGTAGTTGTACTTTTTTCTTTCTCTTTGGCAGCTGAAAATGATAATGTTTTAGATGCGCAAGATAAAGCAGAAGTTAAAAAAATCAAACAACAAATTAAACAAGAAAAAGATATTGCTCTTAAAAAAGAGAAAGAAGAGCAAAAACAAGAGCAATTAAATGCAAATCAAGTAGATATTGAGAATATGGTTGAAATAAATATATTACTTGAAAAAATTGCTAAGATTGAGTTATCACTAAAAGATAATATATTATTAAAAAGATATTCAAATTATTTGTCTTATGGAAAAATTGTAAATGAATTAGATAGTTTAAAAAATAGTTTAAAATCTAAAAATACTTTATCAGAAGAGCAAGAATATCAATTACATAATAAAATAAGAGTAAAAGAAAACGAATTAGAATTAATAGCTGAATATAAAGGTTCTCCAATTGGTGGACTTATAAACCCTCCAGAAATCGAAAAATATGAAAATATAACAAATCCTTTTGGAATAATAAATGCTTTATCAAATATTAAAAAATTAGAAAACAATAAAAAACAATTTAAATCATTAGAAGCAGAAATACAAACTCTTGCTACAATTTTAGAAGATGAATTAGTAACTTATTTAGAACTTTTTAATCTTGATCCAAAGTTAGAATATAAAGATAAAATCACTTTTTTAGATAAACAAAAAAAAGATTTTACGATAGTTTTAGATATTGTTGATACAACTGAAGAAGTTTATACAAGAAAAATTGAACAAATTATTTTAGAGATAAAAAATCAAGTTTCTCAACAAGTTCAAAAAATGTTTACTATTTTAGTGATTATAATTATTTTATCGATTATTTCATTTTTGGTTAAATTGACACTTAGAAAATATTTTTCTCAAAATGAAAATTTTTATATGATAAATAAAATAATTAATTTTAGTTTAGTATTTTTGATTGTGATGGTTGTTTTATTTTCTTATATTGATAATGTATCATATCTTGTAACAATTCTGGGATTCGCATCAGCTGGTATTGCTATTGCTTTAAAAGATTGGTTTATGTCAATTTTTGGTTGGATGGTTATCGTAACTTCTGGATTTATTCAAGTTGGAGATAGAATAAGAGTAACTAAAGGTGGAGTTGAAACAGTTGGAGATGTTTTAGATATATCTTTATTTAAAATAACTATCAGAGAAGATGTTACTATGATTAGTTATACTAAAAACAGAAGAGCTGGAAGAATATATTTTGTTCCAAATAACTACATCTTTTCAGAACTTATAGCAAATTATAGTCACTCAGAACTAAGAACAGTTTGGGATGGAATAGATATTACTATTACATTTGATTCAAACCATAAAAAAGCTCAAAAAATTGCTAGAGAGATTTTAAAACATTATTCAAAAGGTTATAGTGATATTACAAGAAAACAATTATCTAAAATGAGAAATAAATACCAATTACGTGCAACTGGAGTAGAACCAAGAGTATTTACTCTTGTTGAACCTCATGGTATTGTTATATCTTCTTGGTACTTGACAAACTCTTATGCTGCATTAGTTTTAAGAAGTACAATAAGCCCAGAAATTCTTGATGCTTTTATGAAAGAAGATGATATTCATATTGCTTATCCAACTCAACAAATTAATATAAATGATACCCAAAATGCTTATGGACCTTCAAGAGAAAGAAGAACTGTTCCACAAGATTTGGAAGATATCATAACAAAAAGATAG
- the mtaB gene encoding tRNA (N(6)-L-threonylcarbamoyladenosine(37)-C(2))-methylthiotransferase MtaB, whose product MNFSENRQKVYFKTFGCRTNVFDTQVMMSNLKDFEVTLDENEANIVVINSCTVTNSADSTARTYINSLKKLPQNPRVIFTGCGVWTKGETLFKENKVDSLFGHSQKENINDLLLNEERFFEAGDLTHIDKTIVEEFVGKSRAFIKIQEGCDFRCSYCIIPYVRGDARSYSEDKILEQVTTLASNGFGEFILTGTNVGSYGKKQHTSLAKLLKKMSLIKGVRRIRMGSIEPIQIDDEFKEIINEPFMAKHLHIALQHTSKEMLKIMNRRNKVLSDLELFEFLRENGYALGTDFIVGHPGETEALWKEAMENLHRFPLTHVHAFTYSKRDGTPSATMKPQIKGDIAKVRYNELINIIEQKNYNFRKENKKTLEVLVEQEKNGKYIGLDQFFNQIEIDSTADLVGDWVYINDYEVKADKNVTRFK is encoded by the coding sequence ATGAATTTTTCAGAAAATAGACAAAAAGTATACTTCAAAACTTTTGGTTGTCGAACAAATGTTTTTGATACGCAAGTTATGATGAGCAATTTAAAAGATTTTGAAGTAACTTTAGATGAAAATGAAGCAAATATAGTTGTAATAAACTCATGTACAGTTACAAATAGTGCAGATAGTACAGCAAGAACTTATATAAATTCATTAAAAAAGCTTCCACAAAATCCAAGAGTAATATTTACTGGATGTGGAGTTTGGACAAAAGGTGAAACACTTTTTAAAGAGAATAAAGTTGATTCATTATTTGGGCATTCACAAAAAGAGAATATCAATGATTTACTTTTAAATGAAGAGAGATTTTTTGAAGCAGGTGATTTAACTCATATCGATAAAACAATAGTTGAAGAGTTTGTAGGAAAAAGTAGAGCATTTATCAAAATTCAAGAAGGTTGTGACTTTAGATGTTCATATTGTATTATTCCTTATGTACGAGGAGATGCTAGAAGTTATAGTGAAGATAAAATCTTAGAGCAAGTTACAACTTTAGCATCAAACGGTTTTGGTGAGTTTATTTTAACAGGAACAAATGTTGGAAGTTATGGTAAAAAACAACATACTTCTTTGGCAAAACTTCTTAAAAAAATGTCACTTATAAAAGGTGTTAGACGAATAAGAATGGGAAGTATTGAACCTATTCAAATTGATGATGAGTTTAAAGAGATAATAAATGAACCTTTTATGGCAAAACATCTTCATATCGCACTTCAACATACTTCTAAAGAGATGTTAAAGATTATGAATAGAAGAAATAAAGTTTTAAGTGATTTAGAACTTTTTGAGTTTTTAAGAGAAAATGGTTATGCTTTAGGAACAGATTTTATAGTTGGACATCCTGGTGAAACTGAAGCATTATGGAAAGAAGCTATGGAAAATCTGCATAGATTTCCTTTGACTCATGTTCACGCATTTACTTATTCAAAAAGAGATGGAACACCAAGTGCTACAATGAAACCTCAAATAAAAGGTGATATAGCAAAAGTAAGATATAATGAACTTATTAACATAATAGAACAAAAAAATTACAATTTTAGAAAAGAAAATAAAAAAACTTTAGAAGTTTTAGTAGAACAAGAAAAAAATGGAAAATATATAGGACTTGACCAATTCTTTAATCAAATTGAGATTGATTCAACAGCTGATTTAGTTGGTGATTGGGTTTATATAAATGATTATGAAGTAAAGGCTGATAAAAATGTCACAAGATTCAAATAA
- a CDS encoding AAA family ATPase: protein MSQDSNNKKNIDKNLKLMIISAVVLLVLFGYTMYKGSVNIKGSSYYIGIIFLFVLLFLSFVIKIKQDKIRAYFNKNKKNNAFDAEVEKSKTKALSSDDLDSNIQAVTSNVTFKDVAGIREIKEELEEIVDFLNNPNKYLKYGVKLPKGVLLVGPPGVGKTLIARAVAGEADVPFFYQSGASFVHIYVGMGAKKVRELFAKAKQSAPSIVFIDEIDAVGKMRSGKSNDEREATLNELLTQMDGFDGESGVIVIAATNKIEVLDDALLRAGRFDRRVYVGLPNIEDRKNILELYLKDINHKIDIERLVNETAGFSSAALATLINEALLNMIKSYKKNLDYKDIEVAKNKLEFGKKQIKILDDEQKDILAIYQASKAYISKTKVALLDESVSKLNSTYPSYTELVENIKRDLAGFIGLEVIKKEKFAVNSEDLQRSYNLASDIVTKYKMATNIDSLLEDIKENLRTELSQNVDEINRLKEIMLKNEVITLEDL, encoded by the coding sequence ATGTCACAAGATTCAAATAATAAAAAAAATATAGATAAAAACTTAAAACTTATGATTATTTCAGCAGTTGTGCTGCTTGTATTATTTGGTTACACAATGTATAAAGGTAGTGTAAATATAAAAGGAAGTTCTTATTATATAGGGATTATTTTCCTTTTTGTGCTTCTATTTTTATCTTTTGTTATAAAAATAAAACAGGATAAAATAAGAGCATATTTTAATAAAAATAAAAAAAATAATGCTTTTGATGCTGAAGTTGAAAAAAGTAAAACAAAAGCTCTAAGCAGCGATGATTTAGATTCAAATATTCAAGCAGTTACTTCAAATGTTACATTTAAAGATGTTGCAGGGATACGTGAGATAAAAGAAGAACTTGAAGAGATAGTTGATTTTTTAAACAATCCAAATAAATATTTAAAATATGGAGTAAAACTTCCAAAAGGTGTTCTTTTAGTAGGACCTCCAGGAGTTGGAAAAACATTGATTGCACGAGCAGTTGCTGGTGAAGCTGATGTTCCATTTTTTTATCAAAGTGGTGCTAGTTTTGTACATATTTATGTTGGAATGGGTGCAAAAAAAGTAAGAGAACTTTTTGCAAAAGCTAAACAAAGTGCACCTTCGATTGTTTTTATTGATGAAATTGATGCTGTTGGAAAGATGCGAAGTGGAAAATCAAATGATGAAAGAGAAGCAACATTAAATGAACTTTTAACTCAAATGGATGGATTTGATGGTGAAAGTGGAGTTATAGTTATTGCAGCAACAAATAAAATAGAAGTTTTAGATGATGCACTTTTAAGAGCAGGGCGATTTGATAGACGAGTTTATGTAGGTCTTCCAAATATTGAAGATAGAAAAAATATTTTAGAACTTTATTTAAAAGATATTAATCATAAAATTGATATTGAAAGATTAGTAAATGAAACAGCAGGATTTAGTTCAGCCGCTCTTGCTACTCTTATAAATGAAGCTTTATTAAATATGATTAAATCTTATAAAAAGAATTTAGACTATAAAGATATTGAAGTAGCTAAAAATAAATTAGAGTTTGGAAAAAAGCAGATAAAAATTCTTGATGACGAACAAAAAGATATTTTAGCAATATATCAAGCAAGTAAAGCATATATTTCAAAAACAAAAGTAGCACTTTTAGATGAAAGTGTTTCAAAGTTAAACTCTACTTATCCATCTTATACTGAATTAGTAGAAAATATAAAAAGAGATTTAGCAGGATTTATAGGACTTGAAGTTATAAAAAAAGAAAAATTTGCTGTAAATAGTGAAGATTTACAAAGATCATATAATTTAGCAAGTGATATTGTAACTAAATACAAAATGGCAACAAATATTGATAGTTTATTAGAAGATATAAAAGAGAATTTAAGAACAGAATTATCTCAAAATGTTGATGAAATAAATAGATTAAAAGAGATTATGCTTAAAAATGAGGTAATTACTCTTGAAGATTTGTAA
- the bioV gene encoding pimelyl-ACP methyl ester esterase BioV yields MKICKNFFSGFCFEDECELFDDYLIQNDFTVAGFSYGAIKAFEYVLNSSFRVDKLQLFSPAFFQNFDEKFKRTQLMYFKKDEDSYIENFLKNVIYPSNKDISNYFKKGSKEELEELLTYVWEEEKLQKVLEKGVKIEVYLGAEDKIIDALKAKDFLKSYATVYYFKDKGHLL; encoded by the coding sequence TTGAAGATTTGTAAAAACTTTTTTAGTGGTTTTTGTTTTGAAGATGAATGCGAACTTTTTGATGATTATTTGATTCAAAATGATTTTACAGTTGCTGGGTTTTCTTATGGAGCGATAAAAGCCTTTGAGTATGTTTTAAACTCTTCTTTTAGAGTTGATAAACTTCAACTTTTTTCTCCTGCTTTTTTTCAAAATTTTGATGAAAAATTCAAAAGAACTCAACTTATGTATTTTAAAAAAGATGAAGATTCTTATATAGAAAACTTTTTAAAAAATGTAATTTATCCTTCAAATAAAGATATTTCAAACTATTTTAAAAAAGGCTCAAAAGAAGAGTTAGAAGAACTTTTAACTTATGTATGGGAAGAAGAAAAACTTCAAAAAGTTTTAGAAAAAGGTGTAAAGATAGAAGTTTATTTAGGAGCAGAAGATAAAATAATCGATGCTTTAAAAGCAAAAGATTTTTTAAAAAGTTATGCAACTGTTTATTACTTCAAAGATAAAGGACATTTATTATGA